In Streptococcus dysgalactiae subsp. dysgalactiae, the following are encoded in one genomic region:
- a CDS encoding helix-turn-helix transcriptional regulator, with translation MIAIVKKEEPITGEHIADLLQVTRAALRSDLVVLTMLGILDAKPKVGYFYQGEGVLATAQTSIRDVKVSDVMGIPLTAHQDDSVYDVIVSLFMEDSGGVFVLDKDNYLCGLVSRKDLLKAAIGGSDLTKLPIGMVMTRVPNVTTVLEDASVGQAADLLVKREVDSLPVVRLDPDFPDKMTVVGKLSKTIISRLFLEL, from the coding sequence ATTATAGCGATTGTCAAAAAAGAAGAGCCTATCACTGGGGAGCATATTGCAGACCTCCTTCAAGTTACTAGAGCAGCCTTACGATCGGATTTGGTTGTTCTGACCATGTTGGGCATTTTAGATGCTAAACCCAAAGTTGGCTATTTTTACCAGGGGGAAGGCGTCTTAGCGACAGCTCAAACCTCTATTAGAGATGTCAAAGTATCTGATGTCATGGGTATCCCGCTCACAGCTCATCAAGACGATTCGGTTTATGACGTGATTGTTAGCCTCTTTATGGAAGATAGTGGAGGGGTATTTGTTTTGGATAAGGACAATTACCTTTGTGGCTTGGTTTCTCGAAAAGACTTGCTCAAGGCGGCGATAGGAGGTAGCGACCTAACCAAGCTACCGATTGGTATGGTTATGACTCGTGTTCCTAATGTGACCACTGTTTTGGAGGATGCCTCAGTTGGTCAGGCAGCGGATTTACTGGTTAAGCGAGAAGTTGATAGCTTACCCGTGGTTCGGTTAGATCCTGATTTTCCTGATAAAATGACCGTGGTAGGGAAGTTATCTAAAACCATTATTAGTCGTCTTTTTCTAGAATTGTAG
- the ppdK gene encoding pyruvate, phosphate dikinase, which yields MGKTFVYRFDQGHKDMRDLLGGKGANLAEMTAIGLPVPQGFTITTEACNDYYEKDGQVSSLVLDQIDQALLELEKVQGKVLGSDDNPLLVSVRSGAVFSMPGMMDTILNLGLNDKSVLGLASSTQNERFAYDSYRRFIQMFSDVAMEIPKYKFEAVLDRIKEAKGYRSDTDLTTDDLMAIVAEYKAIYQSEMGKAFPQDPKEQLLLAIKAVFRSWNNPRARIYRQLNDISNQLGTAVNIQSMVFGNMGADSGTGVAFTRNPATGEAVLFGEYLINAQGEDVVAGIRTPQSIATLEKEMPAIYDQFVAITQLLEKHYRDMQDVEFTIEKGKLYMLQTRNGKRTAKAAIKIAVDLVKEGLISKEEAILRIEPSQLDQLLHPTFDSKACQEALCLAKGLPASPGAASGRVYFHAEDVVAHAKQGEPCLLVRQETSPEDIEGMVKATGILTARGGMTSHAAVVARGMGKTCVVGCSQLRVNEAAKTIDMDGRQIHEGDYLSIDGSTGRVYLGELAMTSVTVDDNYTTFMSWVDEARDMLVRTNADNPRDAQKAIDFGAEGIGLCRTEHMFFEEDRIPAVREMILADGLDDRLKALDKLLPFQRQDFYEIFKVLNGRACTIRLLDPPLHEFLPHEEKAIKDLAEQMGYPLGYLHKRIADLEEFNPMLGHRGCRLAITYPEIYQMQVKAIAQGAIKALQEGYEVTPEIMVPLISSAKELAALRPLIEQTMQEELAAADQELAYTIGTMIEIPRACVTADDIAQYADFFSFGTNDLTQMGFGFSRDDAGKFLGEYVDRGIFDKDPFQTFDQKGIGRLFSTAVSLGSSVKPKLKLGICGEHGGDPASIAFCHSQGLTYVSCSPFRVPLTRLAAAQAAIKASGHSLTQDK from the coding sequence ATGGGAAAGACATTTGTTTATCGGTTTGATCAAGGTCACAAAGATATGCGTGATTTATTAGGAGGCAAGGGAGCAAATTTGGCTGAAATGACAGCTATTGGCTTGCCTGTGCCGCAAGGGTTTACCATTACCACAGAAGCTTGCAACGATTATTATGAGAAAGACGGCCAGGTCAGTTCGCTGGTGTTAGACCAAATTGATCAGGCCTTGTTGGAATTGGAGAAGGTTCAGGGGAAGGTATTAGGCAGTGACGACAACCCACTTCTTGTCTCTGTTCGGTCGGGGGCTGTTTTTTCCATGCCTGGCATGATGGATACCATTTTAAATCTTGGTTTAAATGATAAGAGTGTTCTTGGACTGGCTTCAAGTACTCAAAATGAACGTTTTGCTTATGATAGTTACCGCCGTTTTATTCAAATGTTTTCGGACGTGGCTATGGAAATCCCTAAGTACAAGTTTGAAGCGGTGCTTGATCGAATCAAAGAAGCTAAGGGGTATCGGAGTGATACCGATTTGACAACTGATGATCTCATGGCTATTGTAGCAGAATACAAAGCTATCTACCAAAGTGAAATGGGGAAAGCATTTCCTCAGGATCCTAAGGAACAACTGCTATTGGCGATTAAAGCTGTTTTTCGGTCTTGGAATAACCCAAGAGCTCGTATTTATCGTCAGCTCAATGATATTTCAAATCAATTGGGAACAGCGGTGAATATCCAGTCCATGGTTTTCGGCAATATGGGAGCAGATAGTGGTACGGGAGTTGCCTTTACCCGCAATCCTGCCACAGGAGAGGCTGTTCTTTTTGGAGAATATTTGATCAATGCCCAGGGAGAAGATGTGGTGGCAGGTATTCGGACACCGCAGAGCATTGCCACTCTGGAAAAAGAGATGCCAGCTATTTATGATCAATTTGTTGCTATCACCCAACTTCTGGAAAAACACTATCGTGATATGCAGGATGTGGAATTTACTATCGAGAAGGGCAAACTTTATATGCTGCAGACCCGTAATGGGAAACGCACTGCCAAGGCCGCTATCAAGATTGCTGTTGATTTGGTGAAAGAAGGGCTGATTAGCAAAGAAGAAGCTATTTTACGCATTGAGCCTAGCCAACTGGACCAGTTGCTCCATCCTACTTTTGACTCCAAAGCCTGTCAAGAAGCTCTTTGTCTAGCAAAAGGATTACCTGCCTCACCAGGAGCTGCTTCGGGTCGAGTTTATTTCCATGCAGAGGATGTGGTTGCTCATGCCAAACAAGGGGAACCTTGCCTTTTAGTACGGCAAGAAACATCTCCAGAAGACATTGAAGGGATGGTCAAGGCAACTGGTATTTTAACGGCTCGTGGGGGCATGACTTCTCACGCAGCAGTGGTTGCGAGAGGCATGGGGAAAACTTGTGTGGTCGGTTGCAGTCAATTACGGGTTAATGAAGCCGCAAAAACCATTGATATGGACGGCAGACAGATTCATGAGGGCGACTATCTTTCTATTGATGGCAGCACAGGCAGAGTTTATCTGGGAGAACTAGCCATGACCTCCGTAACAGTTGATGACAACTACACAACCTTTATGAGCTGGGTTGATGAGGCGCGTGATATGCTGGTCAGAACCAATGCTGACAACCCTCGTGATGCCCAAAAAGCGATTGACTTTGGGGCAGAAGGCATTGGTTTATGCCGTACCGAGCACATGTTCTTTGAGGAAGACAGGATTCCAGCTGTTCGTGAAATGATTTTGGCAGATGGTTTAGATGACCGTCTCAAAGCTCTGGATAAACTATTGCCTTTCCAACGTCAGGATTTTTATGAGATTTTTAAAGTATTGAATGGGAGAGCCTGTACCATTCGTCTCTTAGACCCGCCACTACATGAATTCTTGCCGCATGAGGAAAAAGCGATTAAGGATTTGGCAGAGCAGATGGGTTATCCCTTAGGTTACCTTCACAAACGCATTGCTGACTTGGAAGAATTTAACCCTATGCTGGGGCACCGTGGTTGTCGTTTAGCCATTACTTACCCAGAAATTTATCAAATGCAGGTTAAAGCCATTGCTCAAGGTGCAATCAAAGCTTTACAAGAAGGCTATGAAGTAACACCCGAAATCATGGTGCCGCTGATTAGCAGCGCTAAAGAGTTGGCTGCCTTACGCCCCCTCATTGAGCAAACCATGCAAGAAGAACTGGCAGCTGCAGATCAAGAGTTGGCTTACACCATTGGGACGATGATTGAAATTCCAAGAGCTTGTGTGACAGCCGATGACATCGCTCAGTATGCGGATTTCTTCAGTTTCGGCACAAACGACCTAACACAAATGGGCTTTGGTTTTTCCCGAGACGATGCTGGAAAATTCTTGGGGGAATACGTTGACAGGGGTATTTTTGACAAGGATCCGTTCCAGACCTTTGATCAGAAAGGGATTGGCCGTCTCTTTAGTACCGCCGTTTCATTAGGCAGTTCGGTTAAGCCTAAGTTGAAACTTGGCATTTGTGGGGAACATGGTGGCGATCCTGCTTCCATTGCCTTTTGCCACAGTCAAGGCCTGACCTACGTTTCTTGTTCGCCATTTAGAGTGCCGCTTACTCGCTTGGCGGCTGCTCAGGCTGCCATCAAAGCTTCAGGCCACAGTCTTACCCAAGACAAATAG
- a CDS encoding FAD-dependent oxidoreductase, translating into MKVLIIGGVAGGMSAATRLRRLREDAEIIVIDKGPYVSFANCGLPFYVSGEIAERHQLLVQTPERLKARFNLDVRPETEALHIDPVNKMVTLEHDGKSYQESYDKLILSPGAKPFIPNIDGLSDAQNIFTLRNIPDLDKIMAVVQQQQVGKATIVGAGFIGLEMAEALVKKGYDVTIVEKADHVLPPLDEEMASFIQKELQKQGVTVITGQSLTAMEEAGRKLVLEDGTRLETSLTILSVGMQPESLLAKEAGLALGLRGGILVDASYQTSQPDIYAVGDAIVVKQELTGQDALIALASPANRQGRQVADVIAGLSRKSKGSLGTAIVRVFDLTAATTGLGEKAARDAFQDVAVVHVTGNDHASYYPGASSMTLKLIFSQTDGRIYGAQAVGAKGVDKRVDILATAIKAGLSVADLPELELTYAPPFGSAKDPVNMLGYAALNVLEGLSQSVQWYQLEEELEKGKRLLDVRTATEYAAGHFDNGINVPLDQLRDRLEELDKSVSYIVSCHSGLRSYLAERILKQNGFDVLNLDGAYALYQSIYPERISHD; encoded by the coding sequence ATGAAGGTACTTATTATCGGTGGTGTTGCTGGTGGCATGTCAGCAGCTACTCGTTTAAGACGATTAAGGGAAGATGCAGAAATTATCGTGATTGATAAAGGGCCTTATGTCTCATTTGCAAACTGTGGCTTGCCTTTCTATGTATCTGGTGAAATCGCTGAGCGTCATCAATTATTGGTGCAAACGCCTGAACGTCTAAAAGCTCGATTTAATTTGGACGTCCGACCTGAGACAGAAGCTTTGCATATTGATCCAGTCAATAAGATGGTTACCCTTGAACATGATGGCAAGAGCTACCAAGAAAGTTATGATAAATTAATTCTCTCACCAGGGGCCAAACCCTTTATTCCCAATATTGATGGTCTGTCGGATGCTCAAAATATCTTTACCTTAAGAAATATCCCGGACTTAGATAAGATTATGGCAGTTGTTCAACAGCAACAAGTTGGGAAAGCCACTATAGTAGGGGCTGGTTTTATTGGTCTTGAGATGGCAGAAGCCCTTGTTAAAAAAGGTTACGACGTCACTATTGTTGAAAAAGCTGATCATGTTTTACCTCCTCTGGATGAAGAAATGGCGAGCTTTATTCAAAAAGAGTTGCAGAAGCAAGGGGTGACAGTTATCACAGGACAATCTCTAACAGCCATGGAAGAAGCAGGTAGAAAGCTTGTTTTGGAAGACGGAACACGTTTAGAGACCTCACTGACTATTTTGTCCGTGGGAATGCAACCAGAGTCACTTTTAGCCAAAGAAGCTGGATTGGCTTTGGGATTACGTGGCGGTATTTTAGTTGATGCTTCTTATCAAACAAGTCAACCAGACATTTATGCAGTAGGTGATGCCATTGTAGTGAAGCAAGAATTAACAGGTCAAGATGCCTTAATCGCTCTAGCTAGTCCAGCTAACCGTCAAGGACGTCAGGTAGCCGATGTTATCGCTGGGCTTTCTCGAAAGAGCAAAGGCAGTTTAGGAACTGCTATTGTGCGTGTCTTTGATTTAACTGCAGCTACAACGGGTCTAGGAGAAAAGGCTGCTAGGGATGCTTTTCAAGATGTAGCTGTTGTGCATGTGACAGGAAATGATCATGCTTCCTATTATCCAGGAGCTAGTTCAATGACCCTTAAATTAATCTTTAGTCAAACTGATGGGCGTATTTATGGTGCTCAAGCGGTCGGGGCTAAAGGAGTGGACAAACGGGTTGATATTCTAGCGACAGCTATTAAAGCCGGATTAAGCGTCGCTGATTTGCCGGAACTAGAGTTAACCTATGCTCCACCATTTGGTTCAGCAAAAGACCCTGTTAACATGCTAGGGTACGCTGCCTTGAATGTACTGGAAGGCCTTAGCCAATCCGTTCAATGGTACCAATTGGAAGAAGAGTTGGAGAAAGGCAAACGTTTATTAGATGTTAGAACGGCAACAGAATACGCTGCAGGACATTTTGATAATGGTATTAATGTTCCTTTAGATCAACTGCGTGATCGTCTAGAAGAACTGGATAAGAGTGTTTCCTACATTGTGAGCTGTCATAGTGGCCTAAGGTCCTATTTAGCAGAGAGAATCTTGAAACAAAATGGTTTTGATGTGCTCAATCTGGATGGAGCTTATGCCCTATACCAATCGATTTACCCAGAAAGGATTAGTCATGATTAG
- a CDS encoding cysteine hydrolase family protein: protein MMRALISIDYTNDFVADDGKLSAGKAAHAISSTIAEVTEKAFERGDYIFFAIDCHDENDPWHPESKLFPPHNLKGSKGRELYGPLDKVYQQIKQDPKVFWLDKRHYSAFSGTDLDIRLRERGVNTVVLTGVLTDICVLHTAIDAYNLGYKLEVVRSAVASISDQSHQWALAHFEQVLGATIIE, encoded by the coding sequence CTGATGAGAGCATTGATTTCAATTGACTACACAAACGATTTTGTCGCAGATGATGGGAAGTTGAGCGCAGGAAAAGCTGCCCACGCTATTTCGTCAACCATAGCTGAGGTGACCGAAAAAGCATTTGAGCGAGGGGACTATATTTTCTTTGCTATTGATTGTCATGATGAGAACGATCCATGGCACCCAGAAAGCAAACTTTTCCCCCCTCATAATCTTAAGGGAAGTAAAGGGCGTGAGCTTTATGGTCCTTTGGACAAAGTCTATCAACAGATAAAACAAGACCCTAAAGTATTCTGGTTAGATAAGCGTCACTATTCTGCTTTTTCGGGGACAGATTTGGATATTCGGCTGCGCGAACGTGGTGTTAATACAGTAGTCTTAACAGGAGTTCTAACCGATATCTGTGTCTTGCATACTGCCATTGACGCTTACAATTTAGGTTACAAGCTGGAGGTTGTTCGTTCAGCAGTTGCGAGTATATCAGATCAATCACACCAGTGGGCCTTGGCTCATTTTGAACAGGTTTTGGGCGCGACCATTATTGAGTAA
- a CDS encoding pyridoxal phosphate-dependent aminotransferase, protein MKIIEKSSKLEHVAYDIRGPVLDEANRMIANGEKILRLNTGNPAAFGFEAPDEVIHDLIVNARLSEGYSDSKGIFSARKAIMQYCQLKGFPEVDIEDIYLGNGVSELISMSLQALLDDGDEVLVPMPDYPLWTACVSLGGGKAVHYLCDEEADWYPDIADIKSKITSRTKAIVVINPNNPTGALYPKEVLEDIVTFAREHQLIIFADEIYDRLVMDGEEHIAIASLAPDVFCVSMNGLSKSHRIAGFRVGWMVLSGPKNHVKGYIEGLNMLANMRLCSNVLAQQVVQTSLGGRQSVDELLLPGGRIFEQRNFIHEAINAIPGLSAVKPKAGLYLFPKIDRNMYRIDDDEEFVLQLLKQEKVMLVHGRGFNWKDPDHFRIVYLPTVEELEDVQEKITRVLHQYKR, encoded by the coding sequence ATGAAAATTATTGAAAAATCATCAAAATTAGAACATGTCGCCTACGACATTCGAGGTCCTGTTTTAGACGAGGCCAACCGTATGATTGCTAATGGTGAAAAAATCCTTCGATTAAACACCGGTAACCCAGCGGCTTTTGGGTTTGAGGCTCCTGATGAGGTCATCCATGATTTGATTGTCAATGCGAGGCTTAGTGAAGGGTATTCAGATAGCAAGGGTATTTTTTCTGCCCGCAAAGCCATTATGCAATATTGTCAGCTGAAAGGTTTCCCAGAGGTAGATATTGAAGATATTTATTTGGGAAATGGAGTGTCAGAATTAATTTCCATGTCATTACAAGCCCTGCTTGATGATGGGGATGAGGTGTTGGTTCCTATGCCGGATTACCCTCTATGGACAGCCTGTGTCAGTCTGGGTGGCGGAAAGGCTGTGCATTACTTGTGTGATGAAGAAGCGGATTGGTATCCTGACATTGCTGATATCAAATCAAAAATCACGAGTCGCACCAAAGCTATTGTGGTCATCAACCCTAACAATCCGACTGGTGCCCTTTACCCTAAAGAAGTCCTAGAAGATATTGTTACCTTTGCAAGAGAGCACCAGCTGATTATTTTTGCCGATGAAATCTATGACCGATTGGTTATGGACGGAGAGGAGCATATTGCCATTGCTAGTTTAGCGCCAGATGTATTTTGTGTATCCATGAACGGTTTATCAAAATCCCATCGTATTGCTGGTTTCCGAGTAGGTTGGATGGTCTTATCTGGGCCAAAAAATCACGTGAAAGGCTATATCGAAGGATTAAACATGCTAGCGAATATGCGCCTCTGCTCTAATGTGTTGGCCCAACAGGTAGTGCAAACATCTCTAGGCGGTCGTCAGTCCGTTGATGAGCTCTTGTTGCCAGGTGGACGTATTTTTGAGCAACGTAATTTTATCCATGAAGCCATTAATGCGATTCCAGGCTTATCTGCAGTCAAACCCAAAGCAGGTCTTTACCTTTTTCCTAAGATTGATCGTAATATGTATCGTATCGATGACGATGAAGAATTTGTGCTCCAATTATTAAAACAAGAAAAGGTGATGTTGGTTCATGGCAGAGGCTTCAACTGGAAGGACCCAGACCACTTCCGAATTGTGTACTTACCAACCGTGGAAGAATTAGAAGATGTTCAGGAAAAAATCACCCGCGTCTTACATCAGTACAAACGCTAA
- a CDS encoding rhodanese-like domain-containing protein, producing the protein MIRTESISALKAARQKYNVALIDVREADEYTSGHVPGAINMPLSSFVHHYQELDNGKEYHVICQSGARSAQAVAFLESKGYSAVSVEGGTQAWDEALTF; encoded by the coding sequence ATGATTAGAACAGAATCTATATCAGCTTTAAAAGCAGCACGTCAAAAATATAACGTGGCCTTGATCGACGTTAGGGAAGCTGACGAATATACTTCAGGTCATGTTCCCGGTGCTATTAATATGCCTTTGTCTAGCTTTGTTCACCATTATCAAGAACTTGATAACGGCAAAGAATACCACGTGATTTGCCAGTCAGGAGCACGTTCAGCTCAAGCGGTTGCCTTTTTAGAAAGCAAAGGCTACTCTGCTGTGTCGGTAGAGGGTGGAACTCAAGCTTGGGATGAGGCTCTAACCTTTTAG
- a CDS encoding rhodanese-like domain-containing protein: protein MISKLLARIFSRTPSISVEMLVELLKQDKLQLVDVRTRKEYQSGHIRQATNTPLSDLAQFRGDKQEPLYVICQSGMRSKRACRFLANQGYQVVDVKGGMSHWTDNTLLVKKK from the coding sequence ATGATCTCTAAACTATTAGCACGCATTTTTTCAAGAACACCTAGTATTTCAGTAGAAATGTTAGTTGAGCTGCTCAAACAGGACAAGCTACAGCTAGTGGATGTTCGAACACGAAAAGAATATCAAAGTGGTCATATTCGACAAGCTACCAACACTCCTCTGTCTGATTTAGCACAATTTCGAGGGGATAAACAGGAACCTCTCTATGTGATTTGCCAATCAGGTATGCGAAGTAAAAGGGCCTGCCGATTTCTTGCGAATCAGGGGTATCAAGTGGTTGATGTTAAAGGTGGCATGTCGCATTGGACTGATAACACTTTGTTAGTGAAAAAGAAATAA
- the codY gene encoding GTP-sensing pleiotropic transcriptional regulator CodY, which produces MPNLLEKTRKITSILQRSVDSLETELPYNTMASRLADIIDCNACIINGGGTLLGYAMKYKTNTDRVEEFFEAKQFPDTYVKAASRVYDTEANLSVESELTIFPVESKDIYPDGLTTIAPIYGGGMRLGSLIIWRNDNEFSDEDLILVEISSTVVGIQLLNLQTENLEETIRKQTAVNMAINTLSYSEMKAVAAILGELDGNEGRLTASVIADRIGITRSVIVNALRKLESAGIIESRSLGMKGTYLKVINEGIFDKLKEF; this is translated from the coding sequence ATGCCTAACTTATTAGAAAAAACTCGTAAAATTACGTCTATTCTACAGCGCTCTGTAGATAGCTTGGAGACAGAACTCCCTTATAATACGATGGCGTCTCGCTTGGCAGATATTATTGACTGTAATGCCTGCATTATAAATGGCGGAGGAACCCTACTTGGTTACGCCATGAAATATAAAACCAATACAGATCGTGTTGAGGAATTTTTTGAAGCTAAGCAATTTCCAGATACTTATGTCAAAGCAGCTAGCCGTGTCTACGATACTGAGGCCAATCTTTCAGTGGAAAGTGAATTAACCATTTTTCCTGTGGAATCGAAAGACATCTATCCAGATGGTTTGACAACGATTGCACCGATTTATGGTGGAGGTATGCGACTGGGATCTCTTATTATTTGGCGCAACGATAATGAGTTTAGTGATGAGGACCTCATCTTGGTTGAAATTTCAAGCACGGTTGTTGGGATTCAGCTGTTAAATCTTCAAACAGAAAACCTGGAAGAAACGATCCGCAAGCAAACAGCTGTCAACATGGCTATTAACACCCTATCTTATTCAGAAATGAAGGCTGTTGCAGCTATTCTTGGTGAATTGGATGGTAACGAAGGCCGTTTAACAGCTTCTGTTATTGCTGACCGTATCGGTATTACACGATCTGTGATCGTCAATGCCCTTCGTAAATTGGAAAGTGCTGGTATTATTGAAAGTCGCTCTCTGGGCATGAAGGGAACCTACCTCAAGGTTATTAATGAGGGAATTTTTGATAAATTGAAAGAATTTTAA
- a CDS encoding metal-sensitive transcriptional regulator, translating to MKREKKDILNRLKRTEGQLRGVQKMIEEEQACFDIITQLTAIRSSINSTMGLVIGEKIAQLIEEPETDPVLQEERLNQAIQLIVKK from the coding sequence ATGAAAAGAGAGAAAAAAGACATCCTTAATCGCCTTAAACGGACAGAGGGACAATTACGTGGGGTTCAAAAAATGATTGAAGAAGAACAAGCCTGTTTTGATATTATCACACAGCTAACTGCTATTCGATCAAGTATCAATAGCACAATGGGATTGGTCATAGGCGAGAAAATAGCCCAACTTATTGAGGAGCCGGAAACAGATCCTGTTTTACAAGAAGAACGCCTCAATCAAGCCATTCAACTCATTGTCAAAAAATAG
- a CDS encoding universal stress protein → MSQKYERILVAIDGSYESELAFNKGVNVALRNGASLFLTHVIDTRALQSVATFDTYIYERLEQEAKEVLGDFEKQARAAGIENVKQIIEFGNPKTLLAHDIPDREKIDLIMVGATGLNTFERLLIGSSSEYIMRNAKVDLLVVRDTSKTL, encoded by the coding sequence ATGTCACAAAAATACGAACGTATCCTCGTCGCTATCGATGGCTCCTACGAGTCTGAATTAGCCTTCAACAAAGGTGTCAACGTTGCATTACGCAATGGGGCTTCTCTCTTTTTGACTCATGTGATTGATACACGCGCACTTCAAAGTGTTGCTACTTTTGATACCTATATCTACGAAAGATTAGAGCAAGAAGCCAAAGAAGTTTTAGGCGACTTTGAGAAACAAGCCCGAGCTGCGGGTATCGAAAACGTCAAACAAATTATTGAATTCGGCAATCCCAAAACCTTACTTGCTCACGATATTCCAGATCGCGAAAAGATTGATTTAATCATGGTCGGAGCTACTGGTCTCAACACCTTCGAACGCCTCCTTATCGGTTCATCTTCTGAGTACATCATGCGTAACGCCAAAGTGGATTTGCTTGTGGTGCGTGATACCTCAAAAACCCTTTAA
- a CDS encoding pyruvate, water dikinase regulatory protein, whose product MEDQLSIFIVSDSLGETARALAKACIYQFPNHDHWEFRRFSYINRVDLLDKVFEEARKTTAFLMFSLVDEKLASYAEKRCQEEGFVYVDLLTNVIKAMASISGAKPLGEPGILRRLDNHYFKRVDAIEFAVKYDDGKDPRGILKADVILLGVSRTSKTPLSMYLADKQLKVVNIPLVPEIPIPKELSQVSPKRIIGLTNSPEKLNHIRSERLKALGVSGSANYAKMDRILEELDYADAVMKSLNCPVINVAHKAIEETASIILELLTSNGVTVVKDYDR is encoded by the coding sequence ATGGAAGACCAACTATCGATTTTTATTGTTTCTGACTCTCTAGGAGAAACGGCTAGAGCCTTAGCTAAGGCCTGTATTTACCAATTTCCCAATCATGACCACTGGGAATTTCGCCGCTTCTCCTATATTAATAGAGTCGACTTGCTTGACAAGGTTTTTGAAGAAGCTAGGAAAACAACAGCTTTTTTAATGTTTAGTTTGGTGGATGAAAAACTGGCAAGTTATGCTGAAAAACGATGCCAAGAAGAAGGATTCGTCTATGTTGATTTGTTAACAAACGTTATTAAGGCTATGGCTAGTATCTCGGGTGCTAAGCCGTTGGGAGAACCAGGAATCCTGCGGCGTTTGGACAATCATTACTTCAAACGTGTGGATGCGATTGAATTTGCAGTCAAATATGATGATGGCAAGGATCCGAGAGGGATTTTGAAAGCAGATGTGATTTTGCTGGGCGTGTCAAGGACGTCTAAAACTCCTCTTAGCATGTACCTTGCCGACAAGCAATTAAAGGTGGTTAATATCCCTTTGGTGCCCGAAATTCCAATTCCTAAGGAATTGAGTCAGGTATCTCCTAAGCGGATTATCGGATTGACCAACTCGCCTGAAAAACTCAATCATATTCGAAGCGAACGCTTAAAGGCGCTTGGTGTCTCGGGCTCAGCTAATTATGCTAAAATGGACCGCATTTTGGAGGAATTGGATTATGCAGATGCAGTCATGAAATCTCTCAATTGTCCGGTAATCAATGTCGCTCATAAGGCGATTGAGGAGACTGCAAGTATTATTTTAGAATTATTGACGTCAAATGGGGTAACTGTTGTTAAAGATTACGACAGGTAG